The Lutibacter profundi region GAAGAGAGGTCCAGATTTTCTTTCAAATTTTTTAACTCCAATTTTTTTCATTTCATCTAGTGAAGTACCTAATTTGTTCAGCTGCCATTTTATAACATCTTCAAAATCGTTATAATCAAAATAATCATGTAAACCTAAGCGCTCTCCTATTTGTTTACTAATCCACCAAGCTGGTTTAGATTTGTATTTAGGTTTTGCAACAGGCTGTCTTAATGCAATTGAAGGCTCTCTATTTGTTGCAGATCTAATACCGTCGTAGCGTTCTAAGTATGTACATTCTGGCAAAACAACATCTGCATAACCAGTAATTTCCATAGGCATGGTGTCAATTACTACAAAAAACTCTAAGGCATCCATTGCTTTTAAAATCATTTCTCTGTCGGGTACTGTATTAATTAAATTTGTACCAGCAACAATCCATCCTTTTATTGGATGTTCAGTATTCTCATTAGGTATTGTTGCTTTTATAAGCTCTGATGTAATACCCATTTCTGCATATGGATATTTTTCTCCAATTTCTTCCCAACCCCATTTTGGAGTAGGGTAGGCAGGCTGTGGGTATTTAGGTATTTTAATTTTTTCTTTAAAGTAAAAACCACCTCTATTACCCCAAGAGCCTAATAATCCATTTAGCATTGCTATTGCCCTTTCTCTTTGAGAATCGTCGCCATACCAAACAACATGACGTCCTGGGTGAATAATTGTAGAAGGTGCAGCAGCAGCCATTATACGAGCAGTTTTTCTAATTTCTTCAGGTTTTATAGTTGTTATACCATAAGCCCATTCAGGAGTAAAATCTTTTACGTGTTCTTTAAGTTCTTTAAGGCCATACCCATATTTATCAACATATTCTTTATTGTAAAGGTTTTCATAAATAAGTACATGCATCCAAGCGAGTAGTAAAGCAATATCGGTTGAAGGTTTAATAGCTAACCAATGTTCAGATTTACTTGCTGCGGTAGATAACCTTGGATCAACTGTTATTATAGTAGCGCCATTATCTATAGCGTCAGACATTTCTTGTACTTGTGTATTGTGCATATTTTCTCCAATATGAGAACCAATGAGTACTAAACATTTAGTATCCCTAATGTCTGTTGGTTCAGGAGAACCAATCCAAGAACCTACTGTTAAACCAAATCCAGTTTCTCTTGGTCCTCTACATTGTGCATAGGCAGGTTCAGCAATGGTATCAGATCCGTAAGATTTGAACAAATGCTCTAAGTGACTTCCAGGTGAACCATGTTTTAATAAAGCAAAACTTTCAGCTCCATATTTAGATTTTACATCTTTCATTTTTGATGCAATTAAATCTAAGGCTTCATCCCAAGAGGCTTCTCTATACGTTTGTTCGCCATTAATAGTTGTTCTAATTAAAGGGGTTTTAAGTCTGTCACCATCATTATACATACCAACGCCGCCAGTTCCTCTAGGGCATAGGCGTCCATTACAATGCGGATCAATTTCATTACCTTTTAATTTGATAATTTCACCCTCTTCATTGGTATATGCCCAAGCGGCACATTTCCAAAAGCAAACTTCACAATAAGTAGCAGTTCGTTTAAACTTTGTAGCAACATTTTGTTTTACTAAATCATCTAAATATGTATTAGCTCCAAACATATTTAATGCTGATGTTGACGCTGCTACACCTCCTAAGCCTAAGGCTGAAATTTTAATAAACTTTCTTCTTGATGTAGTCATAAGTATATCTATTTTTACAGGTGTAAAGATATTTACTTATTGTATTTATGAATATGACATATATCATAAAAAAACATTTAACATGGATTAATACAGTAACATTAGTTGCATTAAACACTTGAAAATCAATAAATTATATGTAACTTTAGTTGCTTAATGATGATAATAAGCTGTTTTGAAATGAATTAGATTTTAGTTACTGTTCTATTATTTTTAATATAAAAACATTTATTATTGTAAATTTGAGCATAATTAAATTTATGAAAGTAAAATATTTTAAATTTTCTTTTTTTGTACTGTTAATTTTAATATTAATTACAGTATTTTATTTTAAGAATAAAGATAGCTTAGGCCTAGTAGAGATTGTAGAAACAGAGTATTCAGTGCTAGAAAATAGAAATGAAGAATCTTGTTTAACATGTCATCAAAATACGAAAGGATATTCACAATATCATAACCCTGAATTAATAGGATGTGCTAGTTGCCATTTGGGAGATGCTAAAACTACAAACAAAAAGGAGGCTCACAAAGGAATGATTTTAATACCGGGTAATTTAATCGATGCAGCTGCAACCTGTGGAAAATGTCACCCAAATGAACTTCATAAAATAAAAAACTCTTTAATGACCACTAATAGTGGTATAGTAGCAGTTGATAAATATATTTTTGGGGAGGCTAATTCTCCAGATTATCACTATCATATAAAGGATATAAAAAACTCTGCAGCTGATAAGCATATACGTGATTTATGCGCTAACTGTCACTTAGGAGCAGCAAAAGAGGAATATGGAGAAATAACAAATATGAGTAGAGGTGGAGGCTGTAATGCTTGCCATTTAAATTATTCAAAAGAAGCTAAAGCTGCTTTAGCTTCCTATATATCTTCTGATAAAAAAGAATTACCAAAATTTCATCCTTCAACAGATATTTTTGTTACTAATACCCATTGTTTTGGTTGTCATAGTCGATCAAGTAGAATTTCAACTAATTATGAAGGTTGGCAAGAAACATTGCTAGATGTAGATTCATTAGCAAATAAGAAAGAGTTTAGAATTTTAGAAGGAAGCAGGGTATATAAGTATGTTGAAGAAGATATACACCATACAAAAGGGTTGTTATGTATAGATTGTCATTCTTCGCATGAAGTAATGGGAGATGGGAAAAAATATGCTCACGAAGAACAAGCTGTAAAATTACAATGTGCAGATTGTCATTTTAAAGAAAAACCAATTACAATACCATATGATTCTCTAGATCAAGAGAGTTTGTTAGTTTTTTTACATAGAAATTATTCACATACAAACAAGCAAATTATTGTAGCTAAAAAAGATAAGCATCCTTTAGTGAATACATTTGTAGATTCGTTAGGGAATGCATTTCTAATTGGCAAAAAAGATGGAAAATTACATTCTTTAAAACCTCAATCTGAAGTTTGCGCTAGAGATAAAGCACATCAAGAGCTTAGTTGTTCTACTTGTCACTCAACTTGGACTTCTCGTTGTATTGGTTGTCATACTGGATTTGATAAAAATGAACCAAGGGCTTTTGATTTATTAGATAAGAAATATGGAAAAGGACAATGGAAAGAATATGTTGCTGAATTTTCATCATCATTACCAGCAATGGGAGTTAGAGAATCTAAAACAGAAAAAAAGATTGAACCGGCAATACCGGGAATGATTTTAACTATTGATAAAGGAAGTTATAAAGGCAAAGAGAAGGGAACAGACCTTTCTTTTCATAGATTATATGCTCCAAATTCACCACATACTACATCAAAAAAAGTAAGAGATTGCAAAAGTTGTCACGTAAACTCAGCTGCAATTGGGTATGGTAATGGAGAATTAAAGTATAATATTAAAAATAATATTGGAAAATGGGTATTTAACCCTGAATATGCTTTGAATGAAAATGATGGTTTACCAGAAGATGCTTGGATTCCATTTTTAAAAGAAGTAGACCAAAATACAATTAATTCAACTCGGTTAGATTTTAGACCTTTTACAGTTGTAGAGCAAAAAAAAATACTATTAATAGGAGCTTGTTTGCAATGTCATAAAAGTGATTCTAAAGTGATGCAGCAGAGCTTGGTTAAAGGAATTAAACCTTTGTTTCAAAAGTTAACAAAAAAATGTATCTTGCCTACTTGGAATTAATGTTTTAGGTATGAGTAGAATTAAAGTTGCGTTATTTGTATTTGTATCAGTTTCTATACTCGATATTATTGGAGTTGTTTTTAGTATTCCATATCTCATTTTTATTTTTAAACCGTTTATTTTATTATCATTATTATTGTTATATCACGTTTCAGTTTCCGAAAAAAACAGTTTGTATGTTAGTGCATTATTTTTCTCTTTTTTGGGAGATGTTTTTTTAATTTATAAAGGTTCTTTTTCCTTTAACATAGGATTGCTATCGTTTTTAATAGCTCATTTATTTTTTATTAAAATTGTAATTTCACAAATTAAAAAGAAAACGATTTTAAAAGTAATATATTCAATAATTCCATTTTTTATATTATTTCTAATGTTATTTTTATTTTTGAAAAACGCTCTAAATGATTTATTAATTCCAGTACTAATTTATGGAATTACTATCTCAATATTTGGTGCCGTTTCTTTAATTAATTATTTGGGTATAAAATCAAGAAAATCATTGTTAATGTTAGGAGGAGCTATTCTTTTTATTTTTTCAGATTCAGTATTGGCAATTAATAAATTTTATAATTCGTCACATTTATTTGAAATAATAATTATAATTACATACATAATAGCTCAATATTTAATATTTCGCTCTATGGTGCATGAAGATGAAATTTAGGGATGCGTTAATGTTGAATATTTATGGTTGTTTGATTGGCCCAATCTGGGAATACAGCAGGGTCAATATTAAAAATAACAGTACCCCAGGTTAGCGTAATTATTGTAATAATTACGATAGCAAAAAGGTTGATAAAAAAACCTGTTTTAATCATAGAAATCATAGAAAGCCTACCCGTACCAAAAACGATAGCATTTGGTGGAGTTGCTATTGGAAACATAAAAGCCATTGAAGCAGCTAATGTTACCGGTATCATAATTAATAGTGGATTTATTTTTAGTTGAATTGCCAATCCTGAAATTATAGGCAACATCATTTCTGTTG contains the following coding sequences:
- a CDS encoding molybdopterin-containing oxidoreductase family protein encodes the protein MTTSRRKFIKISALGLGGVAASTSALNMFGANTYLDDLVKQNVATKFKRTATYCEVCFWKCAAWAYTNEEGEIIKLKGNEIDPHCNGRLCPRGTGGVGMYNDGDRLKTPLIRTTINGEQTYREASWDEALDLIASKMKDVKSKYGAESFALLKHGSPGSHLEHLFKSYGSDTIAEPAYAQCRGPRETGFGLTVGSWIGSPEPTDIRDTKCLVLIGSHIGENMHNTQVQEMSDAIDNGATIITVDPRLSTAASKSEHWLAIKPSTDIALLLAWMHVLIYENLYNKEYVDKYGYGLKELKEHVKDFTPEWAYGITTIKPEEIRKTARIMAAAAPSTIIHPGRHVVWYGDDSQRERAIAMLNGLLGSWGNRGGFYFKEKIKIPKYPQPAYPTPKWGWEEIGEKYPYAEMGITSELIKATIPNENTEHPIKGWIVAGTNLINTVPDREMILKAMDALEFFVVIDTMPMEITGYADVVLPECTYLERYDGIRSATNREPSIALRQPVAKPKYKSKPAWWISKQIGERLGLHDYFDYNDFEDVIKWQLNKLGTSLDEMKKIGVKKFERKSGPLFLEKGQDYEFATNSGKIEFYSDELASKGFDPMPIYTPHPEPPQGYYRLNYGRSPMHTFSRTINNPNLSALKDTNKLWINPKVARILDLRNEQVVWLENQDGIISTFSIKVRVTERIRWDSVYLYHGFGHNDKKLTRAFGKGISDTEMISKVHIDPLMGGTGLRGNFVKILTEDPHKNIEI
- a CDS encoding lysoplasmalogenase, which gives rise to MSRIKVALFVFVSVSILDIIGVVFSIPYLIFIFKPFILLSLLLLYHVSVSEKNSLYVSALFFSFLGDVFLIYKGSFSFNIGLLSFLIAHLFFIKIVISQIKKKTILKVIYSIIPFFILFLMLFLFLKNALNDLLIPVLIYGITISIFGAVSLINYLGIKSRKSLLMLGGAILFIFSDSVLAINKFYNSSHLFEIIIIITYIIAQYLIFRSMVHEDEI